A genomic region of Erythrobacter sp. SCSIO 43205 contains the following coding sequences:
- a CDS encoding glutamate-5-semialdehyde dehydrogenase, which translates to MTDNTLDPQMHIVQLGERAKEAAQSLRTASTEAKNTALLEAAKAMRAATARLAEANTKDVDSVRDTKPDSFIDRLKLDEDRIEAMASALEEIAKLGDPVGRSLATFDRPNGLKIERVAVPIGVIGMIYEARPNVGSDASALCLKSGNAVILRGGSESRHSTRVIVECMQDGLEAAGLPRNAVQTVQTTAREAVAEMLGAVDHIDLVIPRGGRGLTELVRDNAKVPTLLHLDGNCHIYIHEEADLEKAVAVVRNAKLRRTGICGAAESLVVDAAIADKALPLIADAMPDCELRGDASAVAVDGRIKPADDADFSTEFLAAVLSVKVVSGADEAIAWVAKHSSGHTDAIMTENGEVARQFLTQIDSAIVMHNASTQFADGGEFGMGAEIGIATGKMHARGPVGLEQLTSFKYLVLGDGQTRS; encoded by the coding sequence ATGACAGACAACACTCTCGACCCACAAATGCACATCGTTCAACTTGGTGAGCGCGCCAAAGAAGCGGCGCAATCGCTGCGCACCGCCAGCACCGAAGCGAAGAACACAGCGCTTCTCGAAGCGGCCAAAGCCATGCGCGCGGCTACAGCGCGTCTTGCCGAAGCCAACACCAAGGACGTCGACAGCGTTCGCGACACAAAGCCGGACAGCTTCATTGACCGACTAAAACTCGACGAAGATCGCATCGAAGCCATGGCGAGCGCGTTGGAGGAGATCGCCAAGCTGGGCGATCCGGTCGGGCGCAGCCTCGCGACTTTCGATAGGCCCAATGGGCTTAAAATTGAGCGCGTGGCAGTGCCAATCGGCGTTATCGGCATGATCTATGAGGCTCGCCCGAACGTCGGCTCTGACGCGAGTGCATTGTGCCTGAAATCTGGCAACGCCGTCATCTTGCGCGGCGGTTCGGAGAGCCGTCATTCAACCCGTGTGATCGTGGAATGTATGCAAGACGGGCTTGAGGCAGCGGGCCTGCCCCGCAACGCTGTTCAAACGGTTCAGACCACGGCGCGCGAAGCGGTGGCCGAAATGCTTGGTGCGGTCGATCATATTGACCTCGTGATCCCTCGCGGTGGCCGCGGGCTGACCGAACTTGTTCGCGACAATGCAAAGGTGCCAACGCTCCTCCACCTTGATGGCAATTGCCACATCTACATCCATGAAGAGGCGGATTTGGAGAAAGCGGTTGCCGTCGTGCGAAACGCGAAACTGCGGCGCACAGGAATTTGCGGCGCGGCGGAAAGCCTTGTCGTTGATGCGGCGATTGCGGACAAGGCACTTCCTTTGATTGCCGACGCCATGCCTGATTGCGAGCTTCGCGGAGATGCTAGCGCGGTCGCCGTGGATGGGCGTATCAAACCTGCGGATGATGCGGATTTTAGCACCGAGTTCCTCGCCGCGGTTCTTTCCGTGAAAGTCGTGTCAGGCGCTGATGAAGCGATTGCATGGGTCGCCAAGCATAGCTCAGGTCACACAGATGCGATTATGACTGAGAATGGGGAGGTTGCTCGTCAATTCCTCACCCAAATCGACAGCGCGATTGTGATGCACAACGCCTCCACGCAGTTTGCCGATGGCGGCGAATTCGGGATGGGCGCAGAGATCGGCATTGCAACAGGAAAGATGCACGCAAGAGGTCCGGTCGGGCTGGAGCAGCTTACCAGTTTCAAATATCTCGTGCTGGGAGACGGCCAGACGCGGAGCTAG
- the putP gene encoding sodium/proline symporter PutP, which yields MNTLTLATLALYFLAMIGIGLYAWRKSTDTSEGYLLAGRNLPPSVAALSAGASDMSGWLLLGLPGALYAAGLVEAWIGIGLFVGAVFNWVIVAPRLREQTERYGNALTIPAFLANRFPDKAVALRVVSALVVVVFFTVYTAAGLVGGGKLFETAFADVLPNIGMSDYALGIWITAGIVLAYTMVGGFLAVSLTDFVQGVIMMLALVIMPLVVMFGSGGDAGGSLAEVPIEGFLSLTNGLTFIGFISAVTWGLGYFGQPHIIVRFMAIDTVEKVAAARNIGLTWMGVSLLGAVGMGLAGRAYAERNGIVVEDPETIFIVLSELLFHPAITGFLFAALLAAIMSTISSQLLVSSSSLTEDFYRLFLRKNASEREAVNVGRVCVALVALAAIVLASDPNSEVLGLVANAWAGFGAAFGPLILLALTWRGMTGAGALAGLVTGAAVVGAWIALGWNESVLGGPGLYEIVPGFVAAGIAIGVVSKLTASDAQLEPAE from the coding sequence ATGAACACACTCACACTTGCCACGCTTGCTTTGTACTTCCTCGCCATGATCGGCATCGGGCTTTACGCCTGGCGCAAATCAACGGACACTTCTGAAGGCTATCTGCTTGCAGGGCGCAATCTGCCTCCGTCTGTTGCCGCGCTTTCTGCTGGTGCTTCGGATATGTCGGGATGGCTGCTGCTTGGACTTCCTGGCGCGCTCTACGCTGCTGGCTTGGTGGAGGCGTGGATCGGGATCGGCCTTTTTGTTGGCGCCGTATTCAATTGGGTTATCGTCGCTCCGCGCTTGCGTGAACAGACAGAGCGTTATGGCAATGCGCTAACGATACCGGCATTTCTGGCGAACCGCTTCCCTGACAAAGCGGTTGCCTTGCGCGTCGTATCTGCGCTTGTCGTAGTTGTGTTCTTCACCGTCTACACCGCTGCCGGGCTCGTTGGCGGAGGGAAGCTTTTTGAAACCGCTTTTGCAGATGTGCTCCCCAACATTGGGATGAGCGACTACGCGCTTGGTATCTGGATCACCGCTGGCATCGTCCTTGCCTATACCATGGTTGGCGGGTTTCTTGCCGTGAGCCTCACCGATTTCGTGCAGGGCGTGATTATGATGCTCGCGCTGGTCATCATGCCGCTTGTCGTGATGTTCGGCAGCGGTGGTGATGCGGGCGGATCGCTTGCCGAAGTACCAATCGAAGGATTTTTGAGCCTGACGAACGGTTTGACCTTCATCGGGTTCATCAGCGCGGTAACATGGGGCCTTGGCTACTTTGGTCAACCACACATCATCGTGCGCTTTATGGCCATCGATACGGTCGAGAAAGTGGCTGCCGCCCGCAATATCGGGCTGACATGGATGGGAGTTTCGCTGCTTGGTGCGGTTGGTATGGGGCTCGCTGGTCGAGCTTATGCAGAGCGAAATGGCATTGTCGTCGAAGACCCGGAGACGATCTTCATCGTCTTGTCTGAATTGCTGTTTCACCCTGCAATCACAGGCTTTCTTTTTGCCGCTCTGCTCGCCGCAATCATGAGCACGATTTCCTCGCAATTGCTGGTATCTTCCAGCTCGCTGACGGAGGATTTTTACCGTCTGTTTTTACGCAAAAACGCGAGCGAGCGCGAGGCTGTGAATGTGGGCCGTGTCTGCGTTGCTCTTGTGGCGCTTGCCGCGATTGTTCTTGCGTCGGACCCTAACAGCGAAGTGCTGGGGCTTGTTGCAAACGCGTGGGCAGGCTTTGGCGCGGCGTTCGGCCCGCTTATCCTTCTGGCGCTGACATGGCGCGGCATGACGGGGGCCGGGGCGCTCGCAGGGCTTGTTACCGGTGCGGCTGTGGTGGGCGCATGGATAGCCCTTGGCTGGAACGAGAGTGTCCTTGGCGGTCCGGGCCTTTATGAGATTGTGCCGGGGTTTGTCGCCGCTGGGATCGCCATTGGGGTGGTGAGCAAGCTGACAGCGAGCGACGCGCAGCTTGAACCTGCTGAATAG
- a CDS encoding EAL domain-containing protein produces the protein MLKQSQKRVRLAAMPLLVAFAAVPVAAEHPEHDTFDAAISQAKATMMADSAEALKHARKAAQLYPGDTDEAQKGRLTAQWLEAEALMRLNRADEAAGIIEGAIEAVTLNFAGSKLHADLLRSEAGLKASQGEYGEALDSFLQAHELYEALGEDRSRSIVLQNIGSLYSDARDYERVLSYYKQAHEAYPEDPALALSAHNNTGNALKELNRLVAAEAEFRAALKVASQMDSPLLEARILTNIASTQYLAGKLDAADRTVSLGLNIANSSAPQWRPFLYGVKAQIAVKRGRLDDARMYLARTFEGEDLNTTSPFFRDFHETAYAVYSEAENYKLAAQHLEAFYRIDGQARNLSSTANNALLAARFDAANRELQISTLSLEKAANEARLSSAQNQVILLTALVVLAIFGFIAALLMLRTVNRSRKGIKEANEKLTHVIQHDGLTELYSRDYFRTLLEEAIENRTSYSEPRVLALIDLDRFKQVNDVFGHGAGDQLLAQVAKRFRETAGEDAIIGRLGGDEFAMIVPAEMPIDEAKELSDRIINAVSEPFQIDGFEIQIGASIGLAPIETPASTSVHMTNADLALYAAKDSGRGKTVIYEQSMREKLEDRSSLESDLEAALENGQMSVCYQPIVKGEDRSIICYEALMRWTHPERGIVPPNVFIPVAEEGLLIERLGAWMLREACREATTWPDNIKLTVNISTLQMSDATFLNTVAQALANSGLEPNRLILELTESLVLEMDDQIEQLLGSLKKLGVTFALDDFGSGYSSLNYIDKMDFSMIKIDREFVQSAAAGSPRSQAVVAAIVALAQSLGIEVTAEGIEDEQQAKAMVDLGCSSFQGYLFGRPEPSQPRKHNASDDDKDAIAA, from the coding sequence ATGCTTAAACAAAGCCAAAAGAGAGTGCGCCTTGCCGCAATGCCTCTTCTTGTCGCTTTTGCAGCTGTTCCCGTCGCAGCCGAGCATCCCGAGCACGACACGTTCGATGCCGCGATAAGCCAGGCCAAAGCCACGATGATGGCGGATTCAGCTGAGGCGCTGAAGCACGCTCGCAAAGCAGCGCAGCTTTATCCAGGTGACACCGATGAAGCGCAGAAAGGCCGTCTGACCGCGCAGTGGCTTGAGGCCGAAGCTTTGATGCGATTGAACCGCGCTGACGAGGCGGCCGGTATTATCGAAGGCGCGATTGAAGCGGTCACACTCAATTTCGCCGGATCAAAATTGCACGCTGATCTTTTGCGCTCAGAAGCAGGTCTTAAGGCAAGCCAGGGCGAGTATGGCGAAGCTCTCGACAGCTTCTTGCAAGCGCACGAATTGTATGAGGCACTGGGCGAAGATCGCAGCCGCTCAATCGTGCTTCAGAACATCGGCTCACTTTATTCCGACGCGCGCGACTATGAGCGGGTTCTGAGCTATTACAAACAGGCCCATGAGGCCTATCCCGAAGACCCGGCGCTTGCCCTTTCCGCGCACAATAACACTGGCAATGCGCTTAAAGAATTAAACCGGCTTGTCGCAGCAGAAGCCGAATTCAGAGCCGCACTCAAAGTTGCATCTCAGATGGATAGCCCGCTTCTCGAAGCGCGCATCCTTACCAATATCGCCTCAACCCAATATCTTGCAGGAAAGCTTGACGCAGCCGACAGAACAGTCAGCCTCGGCTTGAACATCGCGAACTCAAGTGCGCCGCAATGGCGCCCGTTCCTTTACGGTGTAAAGGCGCAAATCGCGGTGAAACGTGGGCGACTGGACGATGCAAGAATGTATCTTGCGCGCACCTTCGAAGGAGAGGACCTCAATACCACCTCCCCCTTCTTCCGCGATTTTCACGAGACTGCCTATGCGGTTTATTCCGAGGCAGAAAACTACAAACTTGCAGCCCAGCATCTTGAGGCGTTTTATCGGATTGATGGACAGGCGCGCAATTTGTCCTCGACCGCAAACAATGCGCTTTTGGCCGCACGCTTTGACGCTGCAAATCGCGAGCTTCAGATTTCGACCCTATCGTTGGAAAAAGCCGCCAATGAAGCGCGGCTGAGCAGTGCGCAAAATCAGGTTATCCTGCTGACTGCTCTGGTGGTGCTTGCTATTTTCGGCTTCATCGCTGCCTTGCTGATGCTGCGCACGGTGAACCGCAGCCGCAAGGGGATCAAGGAAGCGAATGAGAAGCTCACCCATGTGATCCAGCACGATGGCCTCACTGAGCTGTATTCGCGCGATTATTTCCGCACTCTGCTCGAAGAGGCGATTGAGAACCGCACAAGCTATTCAGAGCCCCGCGTGCTGGCGCTGATCGATCTTGACCGGTTCAAGCAGGTCAACGATGTGTTCGGTCATGGCGCAGGCGATCAGCTTCTTGCGCAAGTGGCAAAGCGTTTCCGCGAAACTGCTGGAGAGGATGCGATCATCGGCCGTCTGGGCGGCGATGAATTTGCAATGATCGTCCCTGCCGAGATGCCAATCGACGAAGCCAAAGAGCTTTCCGACCGCATTATCAATGCAGTGAGCGAGCCATTCCAGATCGACGGTTTTGAAATCCAGATCGGTGCCTCAATCGGGCTTGCCCCAATTGAAACTCCGGCCAGCACCAGTGTGCACATGACCAACGCCGACCTCGCGCTTTATGCTGCCAAGGATAGTGGCCGCGGCAAAACAGTCATCTACGAACAATCCATGCGGGAAAAACTCGAAGACCGCTCCAGCCTTGAATCCGATCTCGAAGCAGCGCTTGAAAACGGGCAGATGTCGGTTTGCTACCAGCCTATCGTCAAGGGCGAGGATCGCTCGATCATTTGTTACGAAGCGCTTATGCGCTGGACACACCCGGAACGCGGTATCGTCCCGCCCAACGTGTTCATTCCTGTTGCGGAAGAAGGCTTGCTGATTGAGCGCCTTGGCGCATGGATGCTGCGCGAGGCTTGCCGCGAGGCGACGACATGGCCAGACAACATCAAACTGACCGTCAACATCTCGACGCTGCAAATGAGCGATGCAACGTTCCTCAACACAGTTGCTCAGGCACTCGCGAACAGCGGGCTGGAACCCAACCGGCTGATCCTTGAACTGACCGAATCTCTGGTTCTTGAGATGGACGACCAGATCGAACAATTGCTTGGGAGCCTCAAAAAGCTCGGCGTGACCTTTGCACTCGATGACTTTGGCAGCGGTTATTCGTCGCTCAATTACATCGACAAAATGGACTTCTCGATGATCAAAATCGATCGCGAGTTTGTACAGTCCGCAGCAGCCGGATCGCCGCGCAGCCAAGCCGTGGTCGCCGCTATCGTCGCGCTCGCACAATCGCTTGGCATCGAGGTGACAGCAGAAGGCATCGAAGATGAGCAGCAGGCCAAAGCCATGGTCGATTTGGGCTGCTCAAGCTTCCAAGGCTACCTGTTTGGTCGCCCAGAGCCCTCGCAGCCGCGTAAACACAATGCGTCAGACGACGACAAGGATGCAATCGCCGCCTGA
- the proB gene encoding glutamate 5-kinase, with product MPKSKRIVVKIGSGLLANVDRLTPRFGFLQRLLDDVARLRDEGYEVILTSSGAVALGLKTVGMTPETAGLRDKQAAAACGMPLLLNAYKQVGLEFGFEIAQILLVLDDFEDHRRFLNTRNTVARLMESRIVPIVNENDTITTEEIRVGDNDRLAAKIAQMVEAESLIILTGVDGLYDRNPDEEGAQLVEEVHNVADYVEAASGGFSELGSGGMLTKLQAANMAQNAGCTAYIANGDVEHPLSSVLNGDRKCTVCVPNPDPVSPWETWLADRLQMAGSIVITEEAAKNFDGEKAISRNDVAAVTGDFTRGDVLHIYDQDGNELARGLSDFNSEESRILMRNLELPAKQLLGYQSDAEFIRPENMVVINDRHLTWDAPDQAA from the coding sequence ATGCCAAAATCAAAACGTATCGTCGTCAAAATCGGATCAGGGCTCTTAGCCAATGTCGATCGCCTCACCCCGCGCTTCGGGTTTCTGCAACGTCTGCTCGACGATGTCGCTCGCCTGCGCGATGAGGGTTACGAAGTTATCTTGACCAGTTCCGGCGCGGTCGCACTGGGATTGAAAACCGTGGGGATGACCCCTGAAACTGCTGGCCTGCGCGACAAACAGGCAGCGGCTGCTTGCGGTATGCCTTTGCTGCTGAATGCTTATAAACAAGTGGGGCTCGAATTCGGCTTTGAGATCGCTCAAATCCTTCTGGTCCTTGATGACTTCGAAGACCATCGACGCTTCCTCAACACCCGCAACACGGTTGCACGGTTGATGGAGTCGCGAATTGTCCCAATCGTAAATGAGAATGACACGATCACGACCGAAGAAATCCGCGTAGGTGACAATGACCGCCTCGCTGCGAAAATCGCTCAGATGGTCGAGGCAGAGAGCCTCATCATTCTGACCGGAGTAGACGGCCTTTATGATCGCAACCCCGATGAAGAAGGCGCGCAATTGGTCGAAGAGGTTCACAATGTTGCCGACTACGTCGAAGCGGCATCTGGCGGTTTTAGCGAGCTTGGATCGGGCGGTATGCTCACCAAATTGCAGGCTGCCAATATGGCTCAGAACGCTGGCTGCACCGCCTATATCGCCAATGGCGATGTAGAACACCCTCTCTCCTCGGTCCTGAACGGGGATCGTAAATGCACCGTGTGTGTGCCTAACCCCGATCCCGTATCGCCATGGGAAACCTGGCTTGCTGATCGCCTGCAAATGGCGGGAAGCATCGTCATTACCGAAGAAGCAGCGAAGAATTTCGATGGCGAAAAAGCGATCAGCCGAAACGACGTGGCCGCTGTGACAGGAGACTTCACTCGCGGGGATGTTCTGCACATTTACGATCAAGACGGAAACGAACTGGCACGCGGACTTTCTGACTTTAACTCGGAAGAATCGCGGATTCTGATGCGCAACCTTGAACTGCCGGCAAAACAGCTGCTTGGCTATCAATCAGACGCGGAATTCATCCGACCTGAGAACATGGTGGTGATCAATGACCGCCACTTAACATGGGATGCGCCGGATCAGGCGGCCTGA
- the proC gene encoding pyrroline-5-carboxylate reductase — translation MVGCGKMGGALLGNWVRSGANFTIVDPALEVEPPRTTLVRDTGDLASRKFDVIIIGIKPQLIERVMPAYSGMLNDDGYVLSIAAGCSIAKIKSLTEDAPVVRVMPNLPAAVGQGVSALCASDDAKDDHLAHAQELMALTGTAITVDDEDQIDRFTGIAGSGPGYIFEFAHAFVEAAMELGFDEEAARSMVLGTMAGAIEMARTSDESLETLRNSVTSKGGTTAAGLEAFNGDETISNRLKSTVTAAYERALELK, via the coding sequence ATGGTTGGGTGTGGCAAAATGGGTGGCGCTCTTCTTGGCAATTGGGTGAGGTCGGGTGCCAATTTCACTATTGTTGACCCTGCGCTCGAGGTTGAGCCGCCAAGAACAACCCTCGTGCGCGACACTGGCGACCTCGCCTCGCGCAAGTTTGATGTCATTATCATCGGCATCAAGCCGCAGCTGATCGAGAGGGTCATGCCGGCCTATTCCGGTATGCTGAACGACGATGGATATGTTCTGTCCATCGCGGCTGGCTGCTCGATCGCGAAAATCAAATCGCTCACCGAGGACGCACCGGTCGTTCGGGTGATGCCCAACCTGCCCGCAGCTGTGGGGCAGGGGGTAAGCGCGCTTTGCGCCAGTGACGACGCCAAAGACGACCACCTAGCCCATGCTCAAGAGTTGATGGCTCTCACCGGCACCGCGATCACGGTTGATGATGAAGATCAAATTGATCGTTTTACCGGAATCGCGGGCTCAGGCCCTGGATATATCTTCGAATTCGCCCACGCTTTTGTTGAAGCAGCGATGGAGCTTGGTTTCGATGAAGAGGCTGCCCGCTCCATGGTGCTTGGCACGATGGCAGGTGCAATCGAAATGGCGCGCACGTCGGATGAGAGCCTCGAAACCCTGCGCAATTCGGTGACGAGCAAGGGCGGAACGACCGCCGCCGGTCTCGAAGCATTTAATGGCGATGAGACAATCAGTAATCGCCTGAAGAGCACAGTGACAGCCGCCTATGAGCGAGCGCTCGAACTCAAGTGA
- a CDS encoding S8 family peptidase, giving the protein MKTLFARSTAGIALAASLMGTAHANTADVDAGVSTDADNSASSAYVMSVPAASNVVDVPTALLDAFNATEGTAQALSTTAPTQAVSEIAPASSGVVTTRSLDPRYGHINPFYGDISPFYGNIDAFWGHISPFYGDISPFYGNINPFWGNISPFYGDITAFWGDIDAFYGNIGAFDAQNLQQLGDFWNAHVGQISLVEQRFNAITFIDGQIVRDGSPDRMMSAVADLVASGEAQFGSAYTAKTGQSFDTLVSEVFARHGATGSNHKAVIERWTMQQRAAFYLDWHDSLNQYSGIDAVDHWMAAVNWTPAITQIQGAGKDTVIGIIDSDFSSDLDLGNNIILSAGSSYNASGVKGHGAGVASLIAGAHDGEGVMGIAPDAKLATYNPFDSQGKGSWNGVGNGLVHMKRNLPLLGGKVSVVNISLGEKGSVFTDGTADFLDRWDVNNYYDDTVFVFAAGNDGIAQNWNIDFKDADKTALIFVGSVNPLGEISSFSNRPGNGCLTGWFGRCDEANKLYMRTVVAPGELILVSDGQGGVVRRSGTSFAAPLVSGAVALLHNRWPWLRNNPHESAQIIFRSARDLGAPGPDEVYGWGLLDVAASQSPLDFNAMSFKIYEQNGQYWYGRNLSAADVLGAGIPAHWETNNAFFTGFENIGNTYRDFSIPVSAFAYGKSTNALGRGFERLQDYVSQRFSTWIQSGGQDANGNGRAGFSELRQSGGAINGEWTIRYDAMAPRYDQQGQLRMVHGAATLTEPSGKASFTFGHGQGSMALSGYRFGIMSDHDPFTGGVNPVLGFASGETFAQAGYKLAENTTVRVGYSQNNEGNEDVAPDDTVAQFLRSTLGDRSANALTLDLEQKVSDAVSFGAQLTMLDENDALLGTQTGTEAFLGNGSQTEAMTLSASVALGAGFSVDVSATGARTSTAKDQLFTNAGTVWATAGQFSATKRGLFSGSDMLRISVAQPLQVEDGELQFTSDQVVNRETGEIGKVTQTFGIGTKRRITTEAIYATQLTGSSEFGVFGRYVSAGDSVDQAGMVVGGNFSLRF; this is encoded by the coding sequence ATGAAGACACTTTTTGCACGAAGCACCGCAGGGATCGCACTTGCAGCATCGCTGATGGGAACCGCCCATGCGAATACTGCCGATGTTGACGCGGGCGTAAGCACAGACGCTGATAATTCTGCGTCAAGCGCGTATGTAATGAGTGTTCCAGCAGCATCGAATGTTGTTGACGTGCCGACGGCTCTGCTTGATGCGTTCAATGCCACTGAGGGCACAGCTCAGGCATTGTCGACCACCGCGCCAACGCAAGCCGTCAGCGAAATCGCACCAGCTTCAAGCGGGGTTGTTACCACCCGCTCTCTCGATCCGCGCTATGGCCACATCAACCCCTTTTATGGCGACATCAGCCCCTTTTACGGGAATATAGACGCCTTCTGGGGGCACATCAGCCCATTCTACGGCGACATCAGCCCATTCTACGGCAATATCAATCCGTTCTGGGGTAACATCAGCCCGTTTTATGGCGACATCACTGCGTTCTGGGGCGATATTGATGCATTCTATGGCAACATTGGTGCCTTTGATGCGCAAAACCTCCAGCAGCTCGGCGATTTCTGGAACGCGCACGTCGGCCAGATCAGCCTCGTAGAGCAGCGTTTCAATGCCATCACGTTTATCGACGGCCAAATCGTCCGTGATGGTTCACCAGACCGGATGATGTCGGCTGTGGCTGACCTTGTCGCTTCGGGTGAGGCGCAATTTGGTTCGGCCTACACTGCCAAGACAGGGCAGTCCTTTGACACCCTCGTCAGCGAAGTGTTCGCGCGTCACGGTGCAACCGGCTCGAACCACAAGGCCGTGATTGAGCGTTGGACGATGCAACAGCGCGCGGCGTTCTATCTCGACTGGCATGATAGCCTCAACCAGTACTCCGGTATCGACGCGGTTGACCACTGGATGGCAGCGGTCAACTGGACGCCGGCCATCACCCAGATTCAAGGGGCCGGCAAAGACACTGTCATCGGCATCATCGACAGCGATTTCAGCAGCGACCTTGATCTTGGCAACAATATCATTTTGTCCGCTGGTTCAAGCTACAACGCTTCGGGCGTTAAAGGCCACGGTGCAGGCGTTGCCAGCCTTATCGCTGGTGCTCACGACGGCGAAGGCGTGATGGGCATTGCCCCTGACGCAAAGCTTGCCACCTACAACCCGTTTGACTCGCAGGGCAAAGGTTCGTGGAACGGGGTCGGCAACGGCCTTGTTCACATGAAGAGAAATTTGCCACTGCTCGGCGGCAAAGTGAGCGTGGTGAACATTTCACTTGGCGAGAAGGGTTCTGTCTTTACCGATGGCACTGCGGACTTCCTCGATCGGTGGGATGTCAATAACTACTATGACGACACAGTATTTGTGTTCGCTGCCGGTAACGATGGTATCGCGCAAAACTGGAATATCGACTTCAAAGATGCTGATAAGACGGCATTGATTTTTGTTGGCTCGGTCAATCCTCTGGGCGAAATTTCATCCTTCTCCAACCGTCCGGGCAACGGCTGCCTGACTGGCTGGTTCGGTCGCTGTGATGAGGCAAACAAGCTCTATATGCGCACCGTCGTCGCGCCAGGTGAGTTGATCCTTGTTTCGGACGGACAAGGCGGCGTGGTTCGTCGATCGGGCACCTCGTTCGCGGCACCTCTGGTGTCAGGTGCGGTCGCACTGCTGCACAACCGCTGGCCATGGCTGCGCAACAATCCGCATGAAAGCGCTCAGATCATCTTCCGTTCGGCACGCGACCTTGGCGCGCCTGGTCCCGATGAAGTCTATGGCTGGGGTCTGCTGGATGTTGCAGCGTCGCAATCGCCGCTCGACTTCAACGCTATGTCGTTCAAAATCTACGAGCAAAACGGTCAATATTGGTACGGCAGGAACCTGAGCGCTGCAGATGTGCTTGGTGCCGGTATCCCAGCCCATTGGGAGACGAACAACGCGTTCTTCACCGGGTTCGAAAACATCGGCAACACCTATCGCGATTTCAGCATCCCGGTGTCAGCTTTTGCTTATGGCAAAAGCACCAATGCCCTTGGTCGCGGATTTGAACGTCTGCAGGACTATGTGAGCCAACGGTTCTCAACCTGGATCCAAAGCGGTGGTCAGGATGCCAACGGCAATGGCCGCGCAGGGTTCAGCGAGCTTCGCCAATCTGGCGGCGCAATCAACGGCGAATGGACGATCCGTTATGACGCAATGGCGCCGCGCTATGACCAGCAGGGACAACTGCGCATGGTCCACGGTGCAGCAACGCTGACCGAACCATCGGGCAAGGCCTCTTTCACTTTCGGCCATGGGCAAGGCTCTATGGCGCTGTCTGGCTATCGCTTTGGCATTATGAGCGACCATGATCCGTTCACCGGCGGCGTGAACCCGGTTCTGGGCTTTGCTTCGGGCGAAACCTTTGCCCAAGCTGGCTACAAGCTGGCGGAAAACACCACCGTTCGCGTTGGTTATTCGCAAAACAATGAAGGCAACGAGGATGTTGCACCAGATGACACGGTTGCACAATTCTTGCGCAGCACTCTGGGTGATCGTTCCGCCAACGCCTTGACGCTCGATCTTGAACAAAAGGTCAGCGATGCGGTGTCGTTTGGCGCGCAGCTCACCATGCTCGATGAGAATGACGCCCTTCTTGGCACGCAGACCGGCACAGAGGCTTTCCTCGGGAACGGCTCGCAAACCGAAGCCATGACCCTCTCGGCATCGGTTGCGCTTGGTGCTGGCTTCAGCGTGGATGTGTCGGCAACGGGTGCTCGCACCAGCACGGCCAAAGACCAGCTGTTCACTAACGCAGGCACGGTTTGGGCCACAGCGGGTCAGTTTTCTGCCACCAAGCGCGGGCTGTTTTCGGGCAGCGATATGCTCCGCATCTCGGTCGCCCAACCGCTTCAGGTTGAAGATGGCGAGCTCCAATTCACCAGCGATCAAGTGGTCAATCGGGAAACCGGTGAGATCGGTAAGGTCACGCAAACCTTCGGGATTGGCACGAAACGCCGGATCACCACTGAGGCAATTTATGCAACGCAATTAACCGGATCTTCTGAGTTTGGTGTCTTTGGTCGTTACGTAAGTGCCGGGGATTCGGTCGATCAAGCTGGCATGGTTGTTGGAGGAAACTTCAGCCTGCGCTTCTAA